In a genomic window of Tursiops truncatus isolate mTurTru1 chromosome 7, mTurTru1.mat.Y, whole genome shotgun sequence:
- the LOC117312967 gene encoding intraflagellar transport protein 70B, whose protein sequence is MARLGGAQIPDGEFTAVVYRLIRDARYAEAVQLLGGELQRSPRSRAGLSLLGYCYYRLQEFALAAECYEQLGQLHPELEQYRLYQAQALYKACLYPEATRVAFLLLDNPAYHHGVLRLQAAIKYSEGDLPGARSLVEQLLSEEGGKDSGGENELDGQVNLGCLLYKEGHYEAACSKFSAALQASGYRPDLSYNLALAYYRSRHYAPALKHIADIIERGIRQHPELGVGMTTEGIDVRSVGNTLVLHQTALVEAFNLKAAIEYQLRNYEVAQEALTDMPPRAEEELDPVTLHNQALMNMDARPTEGFEKLQFLLQQNPFPPETFGNLLLLYCKYEYFDLAADVLAENAHLTYKFLTPYLYDFLDATITCQTAPEEAFIKLDGLAGMLTEQLRKLTIQVQEARHNRDDEAVKKAVNEYDDTLEKYIPVLMAQAKIYWNLENYTMVEKIFRKSVEFCNDHDVWKLNVAHVLFMQENKYTEAIGFYEPIVKKHYDNILNVSAIVLANLCVSYIMTSQNEEAEELMRKIEKEEEQLSYEDPDKKIYHLCIVNLVIGTLYCAKGNYDFGISRVIKSLEPYNKKLGTDTWYYAKRCFLSLLENMSKHTIMLRDSVIQECVQFLEHCELYGRNIPAVIEQPLEEERMHIGKNTVTYESRQLKALIYEIIGWNM, encoded by the coding sequence ATGGCACGGCTGGGCGGTGCGCAGATCCCCGACGGGGAGTTCACCGCGGTCGTGTACCGGCTCATCCGGGATGCCCGCTACGCCGAGGCCGTGCAGCTGCTGGGCGGAGAGCTCCAGCGGAGCCCGAGAAGCCGCGCCGGCCTGTCGCTGCTGGGCTACTGCTACTACCGCCTGCAGGAGTTCGCGCTGGCCGCCGAGTGCTATGAGCAGCTGGGTCAGCTGCACCCGGAGCTGGAGCAGTACCGCCTTTACCAGGCCCAGGCCCTATACAAGGCCTGCCTTTACCCAGAGGCCACCCGCGTCGCCTTCCTCCTCCTGGACAACCCCGCCTACCACCACGGGGTCCTCCGTCTCCAAGCCGCGATCAAGTACAGCGAGGGCGATCTGCCCGGGGCCAGGAGCCTGGTGGAGCAGCTACTgagtgaggaaggaggaaaagacagCGGGGGCGAGAACGAGCTCGATGGCCAGGTCAACCTGGGCTGTTTGCTCTACAAGGAGGGACATTATGAAGCTGCGTGTTCCAAGTTCTCTGCTGCCTTGCAGGCTTCGGGCTACCGGCCTGACCTTTCCTACAACCTGGCTTTGGCCTATTACAGGAGCCGGCACTACGCCCCGGCGCTGAAGCATATCGCCGACATTATTGAGCGTGGCATCCGCCAGCACCCAGAGCTGGGTGTGGGCATGACCACTGAGGGCATTGATGTTCGAAGTGTTGGCAACACCTTAGTCCTTCACCAGACCGCTCTGGTGGAAGCCTTCAACCTCAAGGCCGCCATAGAATACCAACTGAGAAACTATGAGGTGGCCCAGGAAGCCCTCACGGATATGCCTCCGAGGGCAGAGGAAGAGTTAGACCCTGTGACCCTGCACAACCAGGCGCTAATGAACATGGATGCCAGGCCTACAGAAGGGTTTGAGAAGCTACAGTTTTTGCTCCAACAGAATCCCTTTCCCCCAGAGACCTTTGGCAACCTGTTGCTGCTCTACTGTAAATATGAGTATTTTGACCTGGCAGCAGATGTCCTGGCAGAGAATGCCCATTTGACTTACAAGTTCCTCACACCCTATCTCTATGACTTCTTGGATGCCACGATCACTTGCCAGACAGCTCCTGAAGAGGCTTTCATTAAGCTTGATGGGCTAGCAGGGATGCTGACTGAACAGCTCCGGAAACTCACCATACAAGTGCAGGAAGCAAGACACAACAGAGATGATGAAGCTGTCAAAAAGGCAGTGAATGAATATGATGACACCCTTGAGAAGTATATTCCTGTGCTGATGGCCCAGGCCAAAATCTACTGGAACCTTGAAAATTATACAATGGTGGAAAAGATCTTCCGCAAATCTGTGGAATTCTGTAATGATCATGATGTGTGGAAGCTGAATGTGGCTCATGTTCTGTTCATGCaggaaaacaaatacacagaAGCCATAGGTTTTTATGAGCCCATAGTCAAGAAGCATTATGACAACATCCTGAATGTCAGTGCTATTGTGCTGGCTAACCTGTGTGTTTCATATATTATGACAAGTCAAAACGAAGAAGCCGAGGAGTTGATGAGGAAGATTGAAAAGGAGGAAGAGCAGCTCTCCTATGAGGACCCAGATAAGAAAATCTACCATCTCTGCATTGTGAATTTGGTGATAGGGACGCTCTATTGTGCCAAAGGAAATTATGACTTTGGTATTTCTCGGGTTATCAAAAGCTTGGAACCTTATAATAAAAAACTGGGAACTGATACCTGGTATTACGCCAAAAGATGCTTCCTGTCATTACTAGAAAACATGTCAAAACACACCATCATGCTTCGTGACAGTGTTATTCAAGAATGTGTCCAGTTTCTAGAACACTGTGAACTTTATGGCAGGAACATACCTGCTGTTATTGAACAACccctggaagaagaaagaatgcaTATTGGAAAGAATACAGTCACTTATGAATCCAGACAACTAAAAGCTTTGATTTATGAGATTATAGGTTGGAATATGTAG